A single window of Pontibacillus chungwhensis DNA harbors:
- a CDS encoding thioredoxin family protein produces MKHVHTMDEIHSTIGQSGLNLLYISRPGCSVCHALLPQIDEVLERYPAVEAVHADADEIPEIAGEFSIFTVPVVMVYADGKEQFRKARFVPVDEFEDQLGKLYRLIHE; encoded by the coding sequence ATGAAACACGTTCACACAATGGATGAGATTCACTCAACGATTGGACAAAGTGGTTTAAATCTTTTATATATTTCAAGACCAGGATGCTCCGTTTGCCATGCTCTTTTGCCGCAGATTGATGAAGTGCTAGAGCGATATCCAGCTGTTGAAGCTGTTCATGCTGACGCAGATGAAATCCCAGAGATCGCAGGCGAGTTTTCGATCTTTACGGTGCCTGTGGTGATGGTTTATGCCGATGGTAAAGAGCAGTTCCGTAAAGCTCGCTTTGTTCCAGTAGATGAGTTTGAAGACCAGCTTGGGAAGTTGTATCGTCTTATCCATGAATAA